A genomic window from Candidatus Hydrogenedentota bacterium includes:
- the cysS gene encoding cysteine--tRNA ligase translates to MAIRFYNTLSRRLEEFEPLIPGQVRMYTCGPTVYNFAHIGNFRTYLFEDLLRRHLKYRGYAVTQVMNLTDVEDKTIRASRETGVPLKELTKKYIDAFFADLDTLRIERAEHYPAATDHIPEMVAIIKRLREKGHTYEAGGSTYFRLSSFPGYGRLSHFDLSRLKEGASGRVDLDEYGTEDARDFALWKAHDADDGDVYWDTELGRGRPGWHIECSAMSMKYLGESFDIHTGGIDNMFPHHENEIAQSECATGQTFVKYWLHSAHLMVEGRKMAKSFGNFYTLRDLVEAGHNPIAIRWVLLATHYRQPSNFTFEAVEAANQALQRIKDFRLRLKNAMGSGSDLAAEIETCEKAFGAALDDDLNISGALAAVFDFVRDVNRLIDRGEAGARGAENATALLERLDAVTGLFPVMEDAVPQAVLDLALERQQARRNKDFARADAIRNQLANDGWIIEDTPDGPRVKRK, encoded by the coding sequence GTGGCCATTCGCTTTTACAATACATTGTCACGGCGGCTGGAAGAATTCGAGCCGCTGATCCCGGGGCAAGTCCGCATGTACACCTGCGGCCCGACGGTCTACAATTTCGCGCACATCGGCAATTTCCGCACGTACCTGTTCGAGGATTTGTTGCGCCGCCACCTCAAGTATCGAGGGTATGCCGTCACGCAGGTCATGAACCTGACCGATGTCGAGGACAAAACCATCCGCGCGAGCCGCGAAACCGGCGTGCCGCTCAAGGAACTTACGAAAAAGTACATTGACGCGTTCTTCGCGGATCTCGACACGTTGCGCATCGAGCGCGCGGAGCATTATCCCGCCGCGACGGACCACATCCCGGAGATGGTGGCCATCATCAAGCGGCTTCGCGAGAAGGGCCATACCTATGAGGCGGGCGGAAGCACGTATTTCCGGTTGAGTTCGTTTCCGGGCTACGGGCGCCTGAGTCATTTTGACCTGTCCCGGCTCAAGGAGGGGGCGAGTGGCCGCGTGGACCTCGACGAGTACGGCACGGAGGACGCACGGGATTTCGCGCTTTGGAAGGCCCACGACGCCGACGATGGTGATGTGTATTGGGACACGGAACTCGGGCGCGGACGACCCGGGTGGCACATCGAGTGCTCGGCGATGAGCATGAAATACCTCGGCGAGTCGTTCGACATCCACACGGGCGGCATTGACAACATGTTTCCGCATCACGAAAACGAGATTGCGCAATCGGAATGCGCAACAGGGCAGACGTTCGTCAAATACTGGCTGCATTCGGCGCATCTGATGGTCGAAGGCCGGAAAATGGCGAAATCGTTTGGAAATTTCTACACGTTGCGGGATTTGGTCGAGGCGGGCCACAATCCGATCGCGATTCGCTGGGTGCTCCTCGCCACGCATTACCGCCAGCCGAGCAATTTCACGTTCGAGGCCGTCGAGGCCGCGAACCAAGCCCTGCAGCGCATCAAGGATTTCCGGCTGCGGTTGAAAAATGCCATGGGCAGCGGATCCGATCTCGCCGCCGAAATCGAAACCTGCGAAAAGGCGTTCGGCGCGGCGTTGGACGATGATCTCAACATTTCCGGCGCACTGGCGGCCGTGTTCGATTTCGTCCGCGATGTAAACCGGCTGATCGATCGCGGCGAGGCGGGGGCGCGCGGCGCCGAAAACGCCACCGCGCTGCTCGAACGGCTCGACGCGGTTACAGGACTGTTTCCGGTCATGGAAGACGCCGTTCCGCAAGCGGTGCTCGATCTCGCCCTGGAACGCCAGCAGGCGCGGCGAAACAAGGATTTCGCGCGCGCCGACGCCATTCGAAATCAACTGGCGAACGATGGCTGGATCATCGAGGATACGCCCGACGGCCCCCGCGTCAAACGCAAGTAA
- a CDS encoding Gfo/Idh/MocA family oxidoreductase encodes MLRVGMASGWHVHARGYANELKEIPGVAITAVWDEDSDRGTAWAAELGISFEPDLQRFMARGDVDGIVCDAPTNRHAEVMIAAANAGKHIFTEKVMAPTVRECEAIADAVRKAGVKFCISFPARTRPKFLFAKRVAEEGLIGDITLLRVRVAHDGASSGWLPPHFYDPVACGGGAMMDLGAHPMYLARWILGPPERIHSTFLHKTDHAVEDNAVSVIEFANKAIAVVETSFVSRHCPDILELHGTAGSLFTGGPEDGVLLRSDKASGAIQGWIRPVDLPPALPRPIRIWTDAILHGMPIPFGLDEGIQLTELMENAYKAREQTRTIA; translated from the coding sequence ATGTTGCGAGTGGGAATGGCCAGTGGCTGGCATGTGCATGCCCGTGGGTATGCAAACGAACTGAAGGAAATCCCCGGTGTGGCCATCACGGCCGTGTGGGACGAGGATTCGGACCGGGGAACGGCGTGGGCCGCCGAACTCGGTATATCTTTCGAACCGGACCTGCAACGATTCATGGCGCGCGGCGATGTGGACGGCATCGTGTGCGATGCCCCCACGAACCGCCATGCCGAAGTCATGATCGCCGCCGCAAACGCGGGCAAGCATATTTTCACCGAAAAGGTCATGGCGCCGACTGTCCGGGAATGCGAGGCCATCGCGGATGCCGTGCGCAAGGCCGGCGTCAAGTTCTGCATCTCGTTTCCCGCGCGCACGCGCCCGAAATTTCTCTTCGCGAAACGAGTCGCGGAGGAGGGCCTGATCGGCGACATCACGCTGCTGCGCGTGCGCGTTGCGCATGACGGGGCGAGCAGCGGCTGGTTGCCTCCGCATTTTTACGATCCCGTGGCCTGCGGGGGCGGCGCAATGATGGACCTCGGCGCGCATCCAATGTATCTTGCGCGCTGGATCCTCGGCCCCCCCGAACGCATTCATTCCACCTTCCTGCACAAGACGGATCACGCCGTCGAAGACAATGCCGTGTCCGTCATCGAATTCGCGAACAAGGCGATTGCCGTCGTCGAGACCAGTTTCGTCTCGCGGCATTGTCCCGACATACTTGAACTGCACGGGACGGCGGGTTCGCTGTTCACCGGCGGACCGGAAGACGGCGTCCTTCTGCGTTCGGACAAGGCCAGCGGCGCGATCCAGGGCTGGATTCGCCCCGTGGACCTGCCCCCCGCCCTGCCGCGTCCCATCCGCATCTGGACCGACGCGATCCTGCACGGCATGCCGATTCCCTTCGGACTTGATGAGGGCATTCAACTTACCGAATTGATGGAAAACGCCTACAAGGCGCGCGAACAGACACGGACGATCGCGTAG